A stretch of the Esox lucius isolate fEsoLuc1 chromosome 2, fEsoLuc1.pri, whole genome shotgun sequence genome encodes the following:
- the sema6dl gene encoding sema domain, transmembrane domain (TM), and cytoplasmic domain, (semaphorin) 6D, like isoform X4: MAWKAGVLLCILLAIVKHTLSVSFPEDSTPLDTVDEYYSRQYPVFRGRPSGNESQHRLDFQLMTKIQDTLFIAGRDQVYLVSLRESYRNEIIPYRKLTWRSGEADRKNCAMKGKHREECHNFIKVLVPRNDDLVFICGTNGFNPMCRYYRLDNLEFDGEEISGLARCPFDAKQTNVALFADGKLYSATVADFLASDAVIYRSMGDGSALRTIKYDSKWLKEPHFLHAVDYGNYVYFFYREIAAEHNNLGKAVYSRVARICKNDVGGSQRVLDKHWTSFVKARLNCSVPGESFFYFDVLQSITDIISIDGVPSVVGVFTTQMNSIPGSAVCAFSMDDIEKVFRGRFKEQKTPDSVWTAFPEEKLPNPRPGCCAGHGQAESFKTSIEFPDETLLFIKSHPLMEAAVPNVGDEPWFTKTRVRYRLTALAVDNAAGPHGNYTVLFIGSEAGVVLKVLAKTSPLSLNDSILLEEINLFNKAKCLSNSDDDRRILSLHVDRDTHSVYVAFSSCVVRMPLSRCERHTTCHKSCIASRDPYCGWMPHGACERILPGVLSGHEQDVEFGNTVHLGDCHGVWEIQAGEANQMVHMNILISCVFVAFLLGALVAGLVVFCYRDSFLRHKPSHAHKDAESAPSCSDSTGSFAKLNGLFDSPVKEYQPGLECPKLYTNLLSSGNDLTPNGDTKTMILRDGCQPPELAALPTPESTPVLQQKGLQPIRNQWERANHHGKINGSKKNSNAASAKSPQFLPSSPPPHTHPHPHPALGHSHIPSAVVLPNATHEYRSGYHGNSADDVTPPRTLDKKPQNTEHLQATPPRTKGSRKEQKRSLDARNTLNDLLKHLSDANANTASASPKPILQEGAGSGSRPSRQHLMLEPLGDITEVPPKVPSREASLYSPSSSSLPRHSPTKRVDVPLPSTPTSPTGSLGMGGSMGGTLERRYGSHQRSSSHRHSLSATSPNGVSMGVSLSRQHSMNRGGYMPPTPPSRLDSQGGLHSPHPPSLSRQSSYSGHGSLPRQGLKRTPSLKPDVPPKPNGFTPQTPQMRVVNKYSY; the protein is encoded by the exons ATGGCTTGGAAAGCAGGCGTTCTGCTCTGCATATTGCTAGCCAtagtcaaacacacactgtccgtCAGCTTCCCAGAGGACAGCACACCCCTGGACACTGTCGATGAATACT ACTCGCGGCAGTACCCGGTTTTCCGGGGTCGTCCTTCTGGGAACGAGTCACAGCACAGGCTAGACTTCCAGCTGATGACTAAAATACAAGACACGCTGTTCATTGCCGGCAGAGACCAGGTGTACCTAGTGAGTCTCAGAGAGTCCTACAGAAACGAGATCATTCCCTACAGG AAGTTAACATGGCGATCAGGGGAAGCAGACAGAAAGAACTGTGCCATGAAAGGGAAACACAGA GAGGAGTGCCATAACTTCATCAAGGTCCTGGTTCCTAGAAACGATGACCTGGTGTTCATCTGTGGAACTAATGGCTTTAACCCCATGTGCCGCTACTACAGG ctggaTAACCTGGAGTTTGACGGGGAGGAGATCAGTGGACTGGCACGATGCCCTTTTGATGCCAAGCAGACCAACGTTGCTCTGTTTGCTG acgGGAAACTGTACTCAGCCACGGTTGCTGACTTCCTGGCGAGTGACGCAGTGATCTACCGTAGTATGGGCGATGGTTCTGCCCTCAGAACCATCAAATACGACTCCAAATGGCTGAAAG AGCCCCACTTCCTGCACGCTGTGGATTATGGGAACTATGTCTACTTCTTCTACAGAGAGATCGCTGCAGAACACAACAACCTGGGCAAG GCAGTCTACTCCAGGGTGGCTCGTATCTGCAAGAACGACGTCGGCGGGTCCCAGCGTGTGTTGGATAAGCACTGGACGTCTTTTGTCAAGGCCAGACTCAACTGTTCCGTTCCAGGAGAGTCCTTCTTTTACTTTGACGTTTTGCAGTCCATCACCGACATCATCAGCATCGACGGGGTTCCTTCTGTAGTGGGAGTCTTCACCACACAGATGAACAG TATCCCGGGGTCTGCAGTGTGTGCCTTCTCCATGGATGACATCGAGAAGGTGTTCAGGGGCCGTTTTAAAGAACAGAAAACACCTGACTCCGTCTGGACAGCATTTCCAGAGGAGAAACTGCCCAATCCCAG GCCGGGCTGCTGTGCGGGCCATGGGCAGGCGGAGTCTTTTAAGACGTCTATAGAGTTCCCTGACGAGACCCTACTCTTCATCAAGTCCCACCCCCTCATGGAGGCAGCCGTGCCTAACGTTGGAGACGAGCCGTGGTTCACCAAGACACGTGTCCG GTACAGGCTGACAGCCCTGGCAGTGGATAACGCTGCTGGTCCCCATGGTAACTACACAGTGCTGTTCATTGGTTCTGAGGCGGGCGTGGTGCTGAAGGTTCTAGCCAAGACTTCCCCTCTGTCCCTCAACGACAGCATCCTATTGGAAGAGATCAACCTGTTCAACAAAGCCAA gtGTCTGTCTAACAGTGACGATGACAGGCGTATCCTATCGCTCCAcgtagacagagacacacacagtgtgtacGTGGCCTTCTCCAGTTGTGTGGTCCGCATGCCCCTCAGCCGCTGTGAACGACACACTACCTGCCATAA GTCATGTATAGCGTCCAGGGACCCCTACTGTGGCTGGATGCCTCACGGAGCCTGTGAGAGGATCCTGCCTGGGGTTCT GTCAGGGCATGAGCAGGACGTAGAGTTTGGGAACACAGTTCATCTGGGTGACTGTCATG GTGTGTGGGAGATTCAGGCAGGAGAAGCCAATCAGATGGTCCACATGAATATCCTGATCAGCTGCGTGTTTGTGGCCTTCCTCCTCGGGGCACTAGTGGCAGGACTGGTGGTGTTTTGCTATAGAGACTCCTTCCTCCGCCACAAGCCCAGTCACGCCCACAAAGACGCGGAGTCTGCCCCCTCCTGCAGTGACTCTACTGGATCCTTCGCCAAACTCAACGGGCTCTTCGACAGCCCCGTCAAG GAGTACCAGCCAGGTTTGGAGTGTCCCAAGCTATACACCAACCTGCTGAGTAGCGGCAATGACCTTACCCCCAATGGAGACACCAAGACCATGATCCTCCGGGACGGCTGTCAGCCCCCAGAGCTGGCTGCCCTGCCCACCCCAGAGTCCACCCCTGTGCTGCAGCAGAAAGGCCTGCAACCAATCAGGAACCAGTGGGAGAGAGCCAATCACCATGGCAAGATCAACGGGTCCAAGAAGAACTCCAACGCCGCCTCTGCCAAGAGTCCCCagttcctcccctcctccccacctccccacactcacccccacccccaccctgcGCTGGGTCACTCCCACATCCCCAGCGCTGTGGTCCTGCCCAACGCCACGCACGAGTACCGCAGCGGTTACCACGGAAACTCAGCCGATGACGTCACACCGCCTCGCACCCTGGACAAGAAGCCTCAGAACACGGAACATCTGCAGGCCACGCCCCCTCGAACTAAAGGAAGCAGGAAGGAGCAGAAGAGATCGCTGGACGCCAGGAACACTCTGAACGACTTACTAAAGCACCTGAGTGACGCTAATGCCAACACGGCTAGCGCTAGCCCCAAGCCTATCCTCCAGGAGGGGGCCGGCTCAGGGTCCCGACCCAGCAGACAGCACCTGATGCTGGAGCCTCTAGGGGACATCACCGAGGTCCCTCCCAAGGTCCCCAGCCGGGAGGCCTCCCTCtactccccttcctcctcctccctgcctaGGCACAGTCCCACCAAGAGGGTGGATGTCCCCCTGCCCTcaacccccacctcccccacaGGCAGCCTGGGTATGGGAGGCAGTATGGGGGGCACCCTGGAGAGGAGATACGGCTCACATCAGAGGAGCTCCTCCCACAGACACTCCCTCAGCGCCACCTCTCCCAATGGGGTCAGTATGGGGGTGTCCTTGTCCCGCCAACACAGTATGAACAGAGGGGGGTATatgccccccacccctccctccagaCTGGACTCCCAGGGAGGGCTCCACTCCCCACACCCCCCCTCCCTGTCCCGGCAGAGCAGCTACAGTGGGCATGGCTCGCTCCCCCGCCAGGGGCTCAAACGGACCCCGTCCCTAAAGCCAGACGTCCCCCCTAAGCCCAACGGCTTCACTCCACAAACTCCTCAGATGCGTGTGGTCAACAAATACAGCTACTAG
- the sema6dl gene encoding sema domain, transmembrane domain (TM), and cytoplasmic domain, (semaphorin) 6D, like isoform X6: MAWKAGVLLCILLAIVKHTLSVSFPEDSTPLDTVDEYYSRQYPVFRGRPSGNESQHRLDFQLMTKIQDTLFIAGRDQVYLVSLRESYRNEIIPYRKLTWRSGEADRKNCAMKGKHREECHNFIKVLVPRNDDLVFICGTNGFNPMCRYYRLDNLEFDGEEISGLARCPFDAKQTNVALFADGKLYSATVADFLASDAVIYRSMGDGSALRTIKYDSKWLKEPHFLHAVDYGNYVYFFYREIAAEHNNLGKAVYSRVARICKNDVGGSQRVLDKHWTSFVKARLNCSVPGESFFYFDVLQSITDIISIDGVPSVVGVFTTQMNSIPGSAVCAFSMDDIEKVFRGRFKEQKTPDSVWTAFPEEKLPNPRPGCCAGHGQAESFKTSIEFPDETLLFIKSHPLMEAAVPNVGDEPWFTKTRVRYRLTALAVDNAAGPHGNYTVLFIGSEAGVVLKVLAKTSPLSLNDSILLEEINLFNKAKCLSNSDDDRRILSLHVDRDTHSVYVAFSSCVVRMPLSRCERHTTCHKSCIASRDPYCGWMPHGACERILPGVLSGHEQDVEFGNTVHLGDCHAFLATTSAPDYKSFGDPTSDMELSSTSVTDQPSGRIHPPVPPVPTLTPSPGPGLGPGAEPGPGPGAGSPELYWDDPATSHSLESLPGGQEGKALQRETTAATMLYGSLCGLPHSC, encoded by the exons ATGGCTTGGAAAGCAGGCGTTCTGCTCTGCATATTGCTAGCCAtagtcaaacacacactgtccgtCAGCTTCCCAGAGGACAGCACACCCCTGGACACTGTCGATGAATACT ACTCGCGGCAGTACCCGGTTTTCCGGGGTCGTCCTTCTGGGAACGAGTCACAGCACAGGCTAGACTTCCAGCTGATGACTAAAATACAAGACACGCTGTTCATTGCCGGCAGAGACCAGGTGTACCTAGTGAGTCTCAGAGAGTCCTACAGAAACGAGATCATTCCCTACAGG AAGTTAACATGGCGATCAGGGGAAGCAGACAGAAAGAACTGTGCCATGAAAGGGAAACACAGA GAGGAGTGCCATAACTTCATCAAGGTCCTGGTTCCTAGAAACGATGACCTGGTGTTCATCTGTGGAACTAATGGCTTTAACCCCATGTGCCGCTACTACAGG ctggaTAACCTGGAGTTTGACGGGGAGGAGATCAGTGGACTGGCACGATGCCCTTTTGATGCCAAGCAGACCAACGTTGCTCTGTTTGCTG acgGGAAACTGTACTCAGCCACGGTTGCTGACTTCCTGGCGAGTGACGCAGTGATCTACCGTAGTATGGGCGATGGTTCTGCCCTCAGAACCATCAAATACGACTCCAAATGGCTGAAAG AGCCCCACTTCCTGCACGCTGTGGATTATGGGAACTATGTCTACTTCTTCTACAGAGAGATCGCTGCAGAACACAACAACCTGGGCAAG GCAGTCTACTCCAGGGTGGCTCGTATCTGCAAGAACGACGTCGGCGGGTCCCAGCGTGTGTTGGATAAGCACTGGACGTCTTTTGTCAAGGCCAGACTCAACTGTTCCGTTCCAGGAGAGTCCTTCTTTTACTTTGACGTTTTGCAGTCCATCACCGACATCATCAGCATCGACGGGGTTCCTTCTGTAGTGGGAGTCTTCACCACACAGATGAACAG TATCCCGGGGTCTGCAGTGTGTGCCTTCTCCATGGATGACATCGAGAAGGTGTTCAGGGGCCGTTTTAAAGAACAGAAAACACCTGACTCCGTCTGGACAGCATTTCCAGAGGAGAAACTGCCCAATCCCAG GCCGGGCTGCTGTGCGGGCCATGGGCAGGCGGAGTCTTTTAAGACGTCTATAGAGTTCCCTGACGAGACCCTACTCTTCATCAAGTCCCACCCCCTCATGGAGGCAGCCGTGCCTAACGTTGGAGACGAGCCGTGGTTCACCAAGACACGTGTCCG GTACAGGCTGACAGCCCTGGCAGTGGATAACGCTGCTGGTCCCCATGGTAACTACACAGTGCTGTTCATTGGTTCTGAGGCGGGCGTGGTGCTGAAGGTTCTAGCCAAGACTTCCCCTCTGTCCCTCAACGACAGCATCCTATTGGAAGAGATCAACCTGTTCAACAAAGCCAA gtGTCTGTCTAACAGTGACGATGACAGGCGTATCCTATCGCTCCAcgtagacagagacacacacagtgtgtacGTGGCCTTCTCCAGTTGTGTGGTCCGCATGCCCCTCAGCCGCTGTGAACGACACACTACCTGCCATAA GTCATGTATAGCGTCCAGGGACCCCTACTGTGGCTGGATGCCTCACGGAGCCTGTGAGAGGATCCTGCCTGGGGTTCT GTCAGGGCATGAGCAGGACGTAGAGTTTGGGAACACAGTTCATCTGGGTGACTGTCATG cATTTTTGGCCACTACATCAGCGCCAGATTACAAATCATTTGGCGACCCGACCTCTG ACATGGAGTTGTCATCTACGTCAGTCACAGACCAGCCCAGTGGGCGCATACACCCCCCAGTACCCCCAGTACCCACCCTCACCCCAAGCCCCGGTCCTGGGCTTGGTCCCGGGGCAGAGCCTGGGCCGGGGCCTGGGGCTGGTTCTCCAGAGCTGTACTGGGATGATCCAGCCACGTCCCATTCATTAGAGTCACTCCCAGGGGGCCAGGAGGGTAAGGCCTTGCAGAGAGAGACAACTGCTGCTACCATGCTGTATGGAAGCCTATGTGGACTGCCCCATagctgctga
- the sema6dl gene encoding sema domain, transmembrane domain (TM), and cytoplasmic domain, (semaphorin) 6D, like isoform X5 → MAWKAGVLLCILLAIVKHTLSVSFPEDSTPLDTVDEYYSRQYPVFRGRPSGNESQHRLDFQLMTKIQDTLFIAGRDQVYLVSLRESYRNEIIPYRKLTWRSGEADRKNCAMKGKHREECHNFIKVLVPRNDDLVFICGTNGFNPMCRYYRLDNLEFDGEEISGLARCPFDAKQTNVALFADGKLYSATVADFLASDAVIYRSMGDGSALRTIKYDSKWLKEPHFLHAVDYGNYVYFFYREIAAEHNNLGKAVYSRVARICKNDVGGSQRVLDKHWTSFVKARLNCSVPGESFFYFDVLQSITDIISIDGVPSVVGVFTTQMNSIPGSAVCAFSMDDIEKVFRGRFKEQKTPDSVWTAFPEEKLPNPRPGCCAGHGQAESFKTSIEFPDETLLFIKSHPLMEAAVPNVGDEPWFTKTRVRYRLTALAVDNAAGPHGNYTVLFIGSEAGVVLKVLAKTSPLSLNDSILLEEINLFNKAKCLSNSDDDRRILSLHVDRDTHSVYVAFSSCVVRMPLSRCERHTTCHKSCIASRDPYCGWMPHGACERILPGVLSGHEQDVEFGNTVHLGDCHDRTGIEAKHTCLSSAIQTDRTGIEAKHTCLSSAIQTDRTGIEAKHTCLSSAIQTDRTGIEAKHTCLSSALQTDRTGIEAIHTCLSSAIQTDRTRIEAIHTCLSSAIQTDRTGSKSPTQLSCPSTFYYLIKKH, encoded by the exons ATGGCTTGGAAAGCAGGCGTTCTGCTCTGCATATTGCTAGCCAtagtcaaacacacactgtccgtCAGCTTCCCAGAGGACAGCACACCCCTGGACACTGTCGATGAATACT ACTCGCGGCAGTACCCGGTTTTCCGGGGTCGTCCTTCTGGGAACGAGTCACAGCACAGGCTAGACTTCCAGCTGATGACTAAAATACAAGACACGCTGTTCATTGCCGGCAGAGACCAGGTGTACCTAGTGAGTCTCAGAGAGTCCTACAGAAACGAGATCATTCCCTACAGG AAGTTAACATGGCGATCAGGGGAAGCAGACAGAAAGAACTGTGCCATGAAAGGGAAACACAGA GAGGAGTGCCATAACTTCATCAAGGTCCTGGTTCCTAGAAACGATGACCTGGTGTTCATCTGTGGAACTAATGGCTTTAACCCCATGTGCCGCTACTACAGG ctggaTAACCTGGAGTTTGACGGGGAGGAGATCAGTGGACTGGCACGATGCCCTTTTGATGCCAAGCAGACCAACGTTGCTCTGTTTGCTG acgGGAAACTGTACTCAGCCACGGTTGCTGACTTCCTGGCGAGTGACGCAGTGATCTACCGTAGTATGGGCGATGGTTCTGCCCTCAGAACCATCAAATACGACTCCAAATGGCTGAAAG AGCCCCACTTCCTGCACGCTGTGGATTATGGGAACTATGTCTACTTCTTCTACAGAGAGATCGCTGCAGAACACAACAACCTGGGCAAG GCAGTCTACTCCAGGGTGGCTCGTATCTGCAAGAACGACGTCGGCGGGTCCCAGCGTGTGTTGGATAAGCACTGGACGTCTTTTGTCAAGGCCAGACTCAACTGTTCCGTTCCAGGAGAGTCCTTCTTTTACTTTGACGTTTTGCAGTCCATCACCGACATCATCAGCATCGACGGGGTTCCTTCTGTAGTGGGAGTCTTCACCACACAGATGAACAG TATCCCGGGGTCTGCAGTGTGTGCCTTCTCCATGGATGACATCGAGAAGGTGTTCAGGGGCCGTTTTAAAGAACAGAAAACACCTGACTCCGTCTGGACAGCATTTCCAGAGGAGAAACTGCCCAATCCCAG GCCGGGCTGCTGTGCGGGCCATGGGCAGGCGGAGTCTTTTAAGACGTCTATAGAGTTCCCTGACGAGACCCTACTCTTCATCAAGTCCCACCCCCTCATGGAGGCAGCCGTGCCTAACGTTGGAGACGAGCCGTGGTTCACCAAGACACGTGTCCG GTACAGGCTGACAGCCCTGGCAGTGGATAACGCTGCTGGTCCCCATGGTAACTACACAGTGCTGTTCATTGGTTCTGAGGCGGGCGTGGTGCTGAAGGTTCTAGCCAAGACTTCCCCTCTGTCCCTCAACGACAGCATCCTATTGGAAGAGATCAACCTGTTCAACAAAGCCAA gtGTCTGTCTAACAGTGACGATGACAGGCGTATCCTATCGCTCCAcgtagacagagacacacacagtgtgtacGTGGCCTTCTCCAGTTGTGTGGTCCGCATGCCCCTCAGCCGCTGTGAACGACACACTACCTGCCATAA GTCATGTATAGCGTCCAGGGACCCCTACTGTGGCTGGATGCCTCACGGAGCCTGTGAGAGGATCCTGCCTGGGGTTCT GTCAGGGCATGAGCAGGACGTAGAGTTTGGGAACACAGTTCATCTGGGTGACTGTCATG ACAGGACTGGGATAGAGGCCAAACATACCTGTCTCTCCTCCGctattcagacagacaggactggGATAGAGGCCAAACATACCTGTCTCTCCTCcgctatacagacagacaggactggGATAGAGGCCAAACATACCTGTCTCTCCTCcgctatacagacagacaggactggGATAGAGGCCAAACATACCTGTCTCTCCTCCgctctacagacagacaggactggGATAGAGGCCATACATACCTGTCTCTCCTCcgctatacagacagacaggactagGATAGAAGCCATACatacctgtctctcctctgctatacagacagacaggactggGAGCAAAAGTCCTACTCAGCTAAGCTGTCCTTCAACCTTTTACTATTTAATAAAGAAACACTAG